The following proteins come from a genomic window of Mycolicibacterium rufum:
- the rfaE2 gene encoding D-glycero-beta-D-manno-heptose 1-phosphate adenylyltransferase has protein sequence MTPLVIVGDALLDIDIDGSATRLSPEAPVPVVDVEHGWQRPGGAGLAALLAARTHDDVVLVTGIADDAAGRQLSGLLTSAGVRVVALPMRGTTVSKTRVRAGGQSVVRIDRGDAAPVPGALPGAAAEVLTAAGAICVADYGRGVAALPALRDALAAVAGHTPVVWDPHPRGAEPVPGCRLVTPNEAEAQHFCGTRASGEVLRERWTADAVCITLGARGARVFHADGTRIHVGTPALPAAGSVREDTCGAGDRFAVAVTAALADGADTASAVAAAVDAAARFVAAGGAAGVSTPVPAGHSGPLTDTDHGATDAVALAERLRAEGRTVVATGGCFDLLHTGHIRLLRTARELGDALIVVINSDDSVRALKGPSRPVMPAEDRARVLTALACVDAVAVFDEATPAGVLDAIRPDIWVKGGDYTADQLPEADVVTRHGGDVVIVPTVAGYSSSALIAAARSGQPTER, from the coding sequence ATGACCCCGCTGGTGATCGTCGGCGACGCGCTGCTCGACATCGACATCGACGGCAGCGCAACCCGACTCAGCCCCGAGGCGCCCGTGCCGGTGGTCGACGTCGAGCACGGATGGCAGCGGCCGGGCGGCGCCGGTCTGGCGGCACTGCTGGCCGCCCGCACCCACGACGACGTCGTCCTGGTCACCGGCATCGCCGACGACGCGGCGGGCAGGCAGCTGTCGGGCCTGCTGACCTCCGCCGGGGTGCGGGTGGTGGCGCTGCCGATGCGCGGCACCACCGTCAGCAAGACCCGGGTCCGTGCAGGGGGACAGTCGGTGGTGCGTATCGACCGCGGCGACGCAGCCCCGGTCCCGGGTGCGCTGCCGGGGGCGGCCGCCGAGGTGCTGACTGCCGCCGGCGCGATCTGCGTGGCCGACTACGGCAGGGGAGTGGCGGCGCTGCCCGCGCTGCGCGACGCCCTCGCCGCGGTGGCCGGGCACACCCCGGTGGTGTGGGACCCGCACCCCCGCGGAGCCGAACCCGTTCCGGGCTGTCGGCTGGTGACGCCGAACGAGGCTGAGGCGCAACACTTCTGCGGTACCCGAGCATCCGGAGAGGTGCTGCGCGAGCGCTGGACCGCCGACGCGGTGTGCATCACGCTGGGGGCCCGCGGGGCACGGGTCTTCCACGCCGACGGCACCCGCATCCATGTCGGCACGCCGGCACTGCCCGCCGCCGGATCGGTGCGCGAGGACACCTGCGGCGCCGGTGACCGGTTCGCCGTCGCCGTGACCGCCGCGCTCGCCGACGGCGCCGACACCGCGTCCGCGGTGGCCGCGGCGGTCGACGCCGCCGCCCGGTTCGTCGCCGCCGGCGGCGCGGCCGGGGTGTCCACCCCGGTGCCCGCGGGACACAGCGGCCCGCTCACCGACACCGACCACGGCGCGACCGACGCCGTCGCGCTGGCCGAGCGACTGCGCGCCGAGGGCCGCACCGTGGTGGCCACCGGCGGCTGCTTCGACCTCCTGCACACCGGGCACATCCGACTACTGCGCACGGCAAGGGAATTGGGCGATGCCCTGATCGTGGTCATCAACTCCGACGACTCGGTGCGCGCCCTCAAGGGACCGAGCCGCCCGGTGATGCCCGCCGAGGACCGGGCCCGGGTGCTCACCGCGCTGGCGTGCGTGGACGCCGTCGCCGTGTTCGACGAGGCGACCCCCGCCGGTGTGCTCGACGCCATCAGGCCCGACATCTGGGTAAAGGGCGGCGACTACACCGCCGACCAACTCCCCGAGGCCGACGTGGTGACGCGCCACGGCGGCGACGTCGTGATCGTGCCCACGGTCGCCGGCTACTCCTCGTCCGCCCTGATCGCCGCGGCGCGATCGGGCCAACCCACGGAAAGGTAA
- a CDS encoding D-sedoheptulose-7-phosphate isomerase, translating into MIATHFDDLIGAVRRTSGHIGQVRSWGGHLADVLTGGGRLLACGNGGSAAEAQHLTAELVGRFKEERQPLSAIALHADTSALTAVVNDYGGDEIFSRGVRAHGRPHDVLVALSTSGTSHNVLTAVKAAHEIGMTTWALTGPAPNPLAATCTEAICVEAPSTATVQEVHLLLVHALCMAVDERILGTVPS; encoded by the coding sequence ATGATCGCCACGCATTTCGACGACCTGATCGGCGCCGTGCGGCGCACCAGCGGCCACATCGGTCAGGTGCGCAGCTGGGGCGGGCACCTTGCCGACGTGCTGACCGGCGGCGGCCGGTTGCTCGCCTGCGGCAACGGCGGAAGTGCCGCCGAGGCCCAGCATCTGACCGCCGAACTGGTCGGCCGGTTCAAAGAGGAACGGCAACCCCTGTCGGCCATCGCGCTGCACGCCGACACCTCGGCGCTGACCGCGGTGGTCAACGACTACGGCGGCGACGAGATCTTCTCGCGCGGGGTCCGTGCGCACGGCCGCCCCCACGACGTGCTGGTGGCGCTGTCGACGAGCGGTACCAGCCACAACGTGCTGACCGCCGTCAAGGCCGCCCACGAGATCGGCATGACCACCTGGGCGCTGACCGGGCCCGCGCCCAACCCGCTTGCGGCCACCTGTACGGAAGCGATCTGCGTGGAGGCGCCGTCGACCGCGACCGTCCAAGAGGTGCACCTGCTGCTCGTCCACGCGCTGTGCATGGCCGTCGACGAGCGGATCCTCGGGACGGTGCCCTCATGA
- a CDS encoding glycosyltransferase family 9 protein, with protein MSTALVARLDSAGDVLITGPAIRAVAQRHDRVVMLAGPRGRAAAELLPGVDEIIEWQAPWVDFDSPELTAAHADDLIKRLRDTAPERAYLFTSFHQSPLPLALLCRMSDIGWVGAISVDYPGSLLDLRHQVPDGVPEPLRALSLAEAAGCRLPDGDTSALRVTGVAPLPAATRQRIGGDDFVVFHPGAAVPARRPSAARSRTMVAALVGAGHRVVVTGGPDERELTASVAGNDAVDLGGMTTFAELAALLAAARVVVAPNTGAAHLAAAVGTPIVSLFAPVVPATQWAPHGVPVTVLGDQHAPCRATRARVCPLKRHTCLDDITDSALLEAVHRTAHRGGSR; from the coding sequence ATGAGCACCGCTCTGGTCGCCCGCCTCGACAGCGCCGGCGACGTCCTCATCACCGGCCCGGCCATCCGGGCGGTCGCGCAGCGCCACGATCGTGTCGTCATGCTGGCCGGACCCCGCGGCCGGGCAGCCGCCGAACTCCTGCCCGGCGTCGACGAGATCATCGAATGGCAGGCGCCCTGGGTCGATTTCGACTCACCCGAACTCACCGCCGCCCACGCCGACGACCTGATCAAACGGCTGCGCGACACCGCACCCGAGCGCGCCTACCTCTTCACCTCATTCCACCAGTCGCCGCTGCCGCTGGCGCTGCTGTGCCGGATGTCCGACATCGGGTGGGTCGGCGCGATCAGCGTCGACTACCCGGGCAGCCTGCTGGATCTGCGGCACCAGGTGCCCGACGGCGTCCCCGAGCCGCTGCGCGCGCTGTCGCTGGCCGAGGCTGCCGGCTGCCGATTGCCCGACGGCGACACCTCGGCGCTGCGGGTCACCGGCGTCGCACCGCTGCCCGCAGCGACGCGGCAGCGGATCGGCGGCGACGACTTCGTCGTGTTCCATCCCGGAGCGGCGGTGCCTGCCCGGCGGCCGAGTGCGGCCCGCAGCCGCACCATGGTGGCCGCGCTGGTGGGTGCCGGGCACCGCGTGGTCGTCACCGGCGGTCCCGACGAACGCGAGCTGACTGCCTCGGTCGCCGGTAACGACGCCGTCGACCTGGGCGGCATGACCACCTTCGCCGAATTGGCCGCACTGCTGGCCGCCGCCCGGGTGGTGGTGGCGCCCAACACCGGCGCCGCGCATCTCGCGGCGGCCGTCGGCACCCCGATCGTGTCCCTGTTCGCCCCGGTGGTGCCCGCGACGCAGTGGGCGCCCCACGGCGTGCCGGTCACCGTGCTCGGGGATCAGCACGCGCCGTGCCGGGCGACCCGGGCGCGGGTGTGCCCGCTGAAGCGCCACACGTGCCTCGACGACATCACCGACAGCGCGCTGCTGGAGGCAGTGCACCGCACCGCGCACCGAGGAGGATCCCGATGA
- a CDS encoding HAD-IIIA family hydrolase, whose amino-acid sequence MTLDATIVIPTIGRESLQRLLTALDRGEGPRPAQVIVVDDRPAPQALTLNGDLPVKVLESGGRGPAAARNVGWRAADTRWVCFLDDDVLPTATWLSVLAADLAAADAAGVAGSQGRLDVPREGAGRPTDDEQRTLRLATARWITADMAYRGDVLVEVGGFDARFPRAYREDSDIALRITTAGHTIAVGDRRCEHPVAPATWRTSLRVQAGNRDNALMRRKFGPDWRARIGEGDGRLPAHTATTAAAVGSLLALATRRHRVAAVAAVAWAALTAEFTLRRYRGGSRTAAELGRIIVSSMLIPPLAVAHRVAGEWQHRHAETDPPLAVLLDRDDTLIEDGPYLNDPRGVVPMPGARRALDRLRDRGLLLAVVTNQSGVARGLITPEQLGEVNAEVVGQLGTFDSWQVCLHAEDDGCACRKPAPGMVLAAAAALGVPPQRCVLIGDTGGDVQAALTAGGRAILVPTDRTRVEEISAARSHPCADVAPTLTAAVDMVLRT is encoded by the coding sequence ATGACCCTCGATGCGACCATCGTGATCCCGACCATCGGGCGGGAATCGCTGCAGCGGTTGCTGACCGCGCTGGACCGGGGTGAGGGACCCCGACCCGCGCAGGTGATCGTGGTCGACGACCGTCCGGCGCCGCAGGCGCTGACGCTGAATGGCGACCTGCCGGTCAAGGTCCTCGAGAGTGGCGGGCGCGGCCCTGCTGCGGCCCGCAACGTCGGATGGCGCGCCGCCGACACCCGGTGGGTGTGCTTCCTCGACGACGACGTACTGCCCACGGCCACCTGGCTTTCGGTGCTGGCGGCCGATCTCGCAGCCGCCGATGCAGCGGGCGTCGCGGGGTCGCAGGGCCGCCTGGACGTGCCGCGCGAGGGCGCCGGCAGGCCGACCGACGACGAGCAGCGCACGCTGCGACTGGCCACCGCCCGGTGGATCACCGCGGACATGGCCTACCGGGGCGACGTGCTGGTCGAGGTCGGCGGTTTCGACGCCCGCTTCCCGCGCGCGTACCGCGAGGACTCCGACATCGCCCTGCGGATCACCACCGCCGGCCACACCATCGCCGTCGGCGACCGGCGCTGCGAGCACCCGGTCGCCCCGGCGACCTGGCGGACCTCGCTGCGCGTACAGGCCGGCAACCGCGACAACGCGCTGATGCGGCGCAAATTCGGCCCCGACTGGCGGGCGCGCATCGGCGAGGGCGACGGCCGACTGCCCGCGCACACCGCCACCACGGCGGCGGCCGTCGGCAGCCTGCTCGCGCTGGCGACGCGTCGGCACCGGGTGGCCGCGGTCGCCGCCGTGGCGTGGGCGGCACTGACCGCCGAGTTCACCCTCCGCCGTTACCGCGGCGGTTCGCGGACCGCCGCCGAGCTCGGTCGAATCATTGTGAGCAGCATGCTGATTCCGCCGCTGGCGGTGGCGCACCGGGTCGCCGGGGAGTGGCAGCACCGCCACGCCGAGACCGATCCGCCGCTGGCGGTGCTGCTCGACCGCGACGACACGCTGATCGAGGACGGCCCCTACCTCAACGACCCGCGCGGCGTGGTGCCCATGCCCGGGGCACGGCGCGCGCTGGATCGGCTACGGGACCGCGGACTGTTGCTGGCGGTGGTGACCAACCAGTCCGGGGTGGCTCGCGGGCTGATCACCCCCGAACAACTGGGCGAGGTGAACGCCGAGGTGGTGGGTCAGCTCGGCACGTTCGACAGCTGGCAGGTGTGCCTGCACGCCGAGGACGACGGCTGCGCGTGCCGCAAGCCGGCGCCCGGCATGGTGCTGGCCGCTGCGGCGGCGCTCGGCGTTCCGCCGCAGCGCTGCGTGCTCATCGGTGACACCGGCGGCGACGTGCAGGCCGCGCTGACCGCGGGCGGTCGGGCCATCCTGGTGCCCACCGACCGCACCAGGGTCGAGGAGATCTCGGCGGCCCGCTCGCACCCGTGCGCCGACGTCGCGCCCACGCTGACCGCAGCCGTCGACATGGTGTTGCGGACATGA
- a CDS encoding carbamoyltransferase family protein — MRILGINAVFHDPAAALVIDGQIVAAAEEERFSRRKHGKQAVPFSTWELPVAAAKWCLAQAGLEPGDLDAVGYSYDPALMVDDPGQTDGLDRDWEYLRTLYAQRAPRFLATALPGLDPAVVRHVRHHVAHAASTALAAPHPDSAVLVVDGRGERTSMLAGVYRDHKLDVLATQELPHSLGLLYESLTEHLGFTRSSDEYKVMAMGSYGSPRFIDAMRERVYACPDGGFRTEPITWTDFAPVRVAGTGEQASALARPDPVHADLACSVQQVVEEVLLDLVSWLRERVDTDSLCLAGGVALNCVANTRIHAESGFDHIWVQPAAGDSGTALGAALAVAADEGEPITPMTSAQLGRGWTDDEIQAVLDRAAVRYERPDDLAQAVGDVLADDQLVGWFQGRAEFGPRALGGRSLLADPRRLENLERLNVVKGREQFRPVAPMVLAERAAEIFGRGPLPSPYMLFVHDVVASWRDRIPAVTHVDGTARVQTVDESLPLLHATIGHFAARTGVPVLVNTSFNTAGRPMVDSPVDALECFGSAPIDVLVLGPFLIRRHR, encoded by the coding sequence ATGCGCATCCTCGGTATCAACGCGGTCTTCCACGATCCCGCGGCCGCTCTGGTGATCGACGGACAGATCGTCGCCGCCGCCGAAGAGGAGCGGTTCTCCCGTCGCAAGCACGGCAAGCAGGCGGTGCCGTTCTCCACGTGGGAACTGCCCGTCGCCGCCGCGAAGTGGTGCCTCGCGCAGGCGGGTCTGGAGCCCGGCGATCTGGACGCCGTCGGCTATTCCTACGACCCGGCGCTGATGGTCGACGACCCGGGCCAGACCGACGGCCTGGACCGCGACTGGGAGTACCTGCGCACGCTCTACGCGCAGCGGGCGCCCCGGTTCCTGGCCACGGCGCTGCCGGGCCTGGATCCGGCGGTCGTGCGGCACGTCCGTCACCACGTCGCGCACGCCGCGTCCACCGCGCTGGCGGCGCCCCATCCCGACAGCGCCGTCCTGGTCGTCGACGGCCGAGGGGAGCGCACCTCGATGCTCGCCGGGGTGTACCGCGACCACAAGCTCGACGTGCTGGCCACCCAGGAACTCCCGCACTCACTCGGGCTGCTCTACGAAAGCCTCACCGAGCACCTGGGTTTCACCCGGTCCAGCGACGAATACAAGGTGATGGCGATGGGCTCCTACGGCAGCCCGCGATTCATCGACGCGATGCGCGAGCGGGTGTACGCGTGCCCCGACGGCGGGTTCCGCACCGAGCCGATCACCTGGACCGACTTCGCGCCCGTGCGTGTCGCGGGCACGGGTGAGCAGGCCTCGGCGCTCGCGCGGCCCGACCCGGTGCATGCCGACCTGGCCTGCAGTGTGCAGCAGGTCGTCGAGGAGGTGCTGCTCGACCTGGTGTCCTGGCTGCGGGAGCGGGTGGACACCGACAGCCTGTGTCTGGCCGGCGGCGTCGCCCTCAACTGCGTGGCCAACACCCGCATCCACGCCGAGAGCGGGTTCGACCACATCTGGGTGCAACCGGCTGCCGGCGATTCCGGCACCGCGCTGGGCGCCGCGCTGGCCGTCGCGGCCGACGAAGGGGAGCCGATCACCCCGATGACCTCGGCGCAGCTGGGCCGCGGCTGGACCGACGACGAGATCCAGGCGGTGCTCGACCGCGCCGCGGTGCGCTACGAACGCCCCGACGACCTCGCGCAGGCCGTGGGCGACGTGCTCGCCGACGATCAGCTGGTCGGCTGGTTTCAGGGCCGTGCGGAGTTCGGGCCCCGGGCGCTGGGCGGGCGGTCGCTGCTGGCCGATCCGCGCCGGCTGGAGAACCTCGAGCGGCTCAACGTCGTCAAGGGCCGCGAGCAGTTCCGGCCCGTGGCGCCCATGGTGCTGGCCGAGCGGGCCGCCGAGATCTTCGGCCGCGGACCGCTGCCGAGCCCGTACATGCTGTTCGTCCACGACGTCGTCGCGTCGTGGCGGGACCGGATCCCCGCGGTCACCCACGTCGACGGCACCGCACGCGTACAGACCGTCGACGAGAGCCTGCCGCTGCTGCACGCGACCATCGGGCACTTCGCCGCGCGCACCGGGGTGCCCGTGCTCGTCAACACCAGCTTCAACACCGCGGGCCGGCCGATGGTCGACAGCCCCGTCGACGCGCTGGAGTGCTTCGGCAGTGCTCCGATCGACGTCCTGGTGCTCGGCCCCTTCCTGATCCGGCGGCACCGATGA
- a CDS encoding NAD-dependent epimerase/dehydratase family protein, which produces MAEGATRAGGAQTRFGRALVTGGEGFLGRHLCATLAAAGTQVVCVDNLSTSAPRFADLPRGVQFVEHDITAPLPQPWADTDFDVIFHLASPASPPDYLRLPLATLRAGAQGTTTVLDLADRCRSRVVLASTSEVYGDPLEHPQRESYWGNVNPIGPRSVYDEAKRYAEALAFAYHRDHGTDIGVARIFNTYGPGMRPDDGRAVPTFCRQALGGLPLTVAGDGTQTRSLCYVDDTVAGLIAMAGSRVSGPVNIGNPVELPVREIAEIIRDLAGADVPIEHHPAVTDDPQRRCPDISEARDHLGWAPTVSHLDGLSATVDWFREVLRAADVPTAQAT; this is translated from the coding sequence ATGGCCGAAGGTGCTACCCGGGCCGGGGGTGCCCAAACCCGCTTCGGTCGCGCGCTGGTCACCGGAGGCGAGGGCTTCCTGGGCCGGCACCTGTGTGCGACGCTGGCCGCCGCGGGCACCCAGGTGGTGTGTGTCGACAACCTGTCGACCAGCGCCCCCCGATTCGCCGACCTGCCGCGCGGCGTGCAGTTCGTCGAGCACGACATCACCGCGCCCCTCCCGCAGCCGTGGGCCGACACCGACTTCGACGTGATCTTCCACCTGGCCTCGCCGGCTTCGCCGCCGGACTACCTCCGGTTGCCGTTGGCGACGCTGCGCGCCGGGGCACAGGGCACGACGACCGTGTTGGATCTGGCCGACCGGTGCCGGTCGCGGGTGGTGCTGGCCTCCACGAGTGAGGTGTACGGCGACCCGCTGGAGCATCCGCAGCGCGAAAGTTATTGGGGCAATGTGAATCCCATCGGCCCCCGCAGCGTCTACGACGAGGCGAAACGTTATGCCGAGGCGCTCGCGTTCGCCTACCACCGCGACCATGGCACCGATATCGGCGTGGCCCGGATCTTCAACACCTACGGGCCCGGTATGCGGCCCGACGACGGCAGGGCGGTGCCCACGTTCTGCCGGCAGGCGTTGGGCGGGCTGCCGCTCACCGTGGCCGGCGACGGTACCCAGACCCGGTCGCTGTGCTATGTCGACGACACCGTCGCCGGGCTGATCGCGATGGCGGGAAGCCGGGTGAGCGGACCGGTCAACATCGGCAACCCGGTGGAACTGCCGGTGCGCGAGATCGCCGAGATCATCCGCGATCTCGCCGGCGCCGACGTGCCGATCGAACACCATCCCGCGGTGACCGACGACCCCCAGCGCCGGTGCCCCGACATCAGCGAGGCCCGCGACCACCTCGGCTGGGCGCCCACCGTCAGCCATCTCGACGGGCTCAGCGCCACCGTCGACTGGTTCCGCGAGGTCCTGCGGGCCGCCGACGTCCCGACCGCCCAGGCCACCTGA
- a CDS encoding glycosyltransferase family 2 protein codes for MTSEPCGARTSFVVASRNRSAELATVLRLLLDTTNSPIILVDNASDDDSVQMAWHIAEGSAGRLTVIEAEENLGAVGRNLGVAAASTPFVAFCDDDSWWDPDSIAAAESLFDAYPTLAVLAARTLVMPGRREDPIVADLASSPLGKDPALPGPSILGFLACSSIVRVSAFEAVGGFSPIIHFRGEETLLAWDLSAHGWDLCFCERLTAFHQPSVERGTTSAQDARAMRNAVLTTWLRRPLWHCVRSGAAFAHAAVTDRDHAAALGEALRALPAVLAARHRLPADTERCLRVLENS; via the coding sequence ATGACATCTGAGCCGTGCGGGGCCCGCACGTCGTTCGTCGTCGCCAGCCGGAACCGCTCCGCCGAGTTGGCCACGGTGCTGCGTCTGCTGCTGGACACGACGAACTCTCCGATCATCCTGGTGGACAACGCCTCCGACGACGACTCGGTGCAGATGGCGTGGCACATCGCCGAGGGCTCGGCGGGGCGGTTGACGGTCATCGAGGCCGAGGAGAACCTGGGCGCGGTCGGCCGCAACCTCGGTGTGGCCGCGGCGTCGACACCGTTCGTGGCGTTCTGCGACGACGACTCCTGGTGGGACCCGGACTCGATCGCCGCCGCAGAGTCGTTGTTCGACGCGTATCCCACACTCGCGGTGCTGGCCGCGCGGACGCTGGTGATGCCGGGCCGGCGCGAGGACCCCATCGTCGCCGACCTCGCGTCGAGTCCGCTCGGGAAGGATCCGGCGCTGCCGGGCCCGTCCATCCTGGGCTTCCTGGCGTGCTCGTCGATCGTTCGGGTGTCGGCATTCGAAGCGGTGGGCGGATTTTCGCCGATCATCCACTTTCGCGGCGAGGAGACGCTGTTGGCCTGGGACCTCTCCGCGCACGGCTGGGACCTGTGTTTCTGCGAACGGCTCACGGCCTTCCACCAGCCTTCTGTCGAGCGGGGCACCACCTCGGCGCAGGACGCGCGCGCGATGCGCAACGCGGTGCTCACCACCTGGCTGCGACGGCCGCTGTGGCACTGCGTGCGGTCGGGCGCGGCGTTCGCCCACGCCGCCGTCACCGATCGCGACCACGCTGCTGCGCTGGGCGAGGCGCTGCGCGCGCTGCCCGCGGTCCTCGCCGCGCGCCACCGGTTGCCCGCCGACACCGAGCGCTGCCTGCGTGTGCTCGAGAACTCCTGA
- a CDS encoding glycosyltransferase, with translation MTTQSPRRRIAMVSEHASPLALLGGVDAGGQNVAVAELSAALAAQGHEVVVYTRRDDTDLLDRVDTEHGYTVVHVPAGPPERLPKDELLQYMPAFGDYLARQWTQWRPDVAHAHFWMSGLATLRAARRHGVPVVQTFHALGVVKRRHQGRDDTSPDERIRLETELARSVDWVAATCTDEVAELRRLGREEAGMSVVPCGVNPAEFSHVGPAATHGKPQRIVSVGRLVPRKGFETVIRAMPQMPTAELVIVGGPDKSELDADAEAQRLNSVAAQCGVADRVHLYGAIARDEMPMLLRSADVVAATPWYEPFGIVPLEAMACGVPVVASAVGGMLDTVVDEVTGRLVPPRDPQRCADAINPILADAAMRAALGRAGRARIQQRYSWQRVAEETASVYDLMAGSVS, from the coding sequence ATGACCACGCAGAGTCCGCGACGCAGGATCGCGATGGTGTCCGAACACGCCAGCCCGCTGGCGCTGCTCGGTGGCGTCGACGCGGGCGGCCAGAATGTGGCCGTCGCGGAACTGTCGGCGGCCCTGGCCGCGCAGGGACACGAGGTGGTGGTGTACACCCGCCGCGACGACACGGACCTCCTCGACCGGGTGGATACCGAGCACGGGTACACGGTGGTGCACGTGCCGGCGGGCCCGCCGGAGCGACTCCCGAAAGACGAACTCCTGCAGTACATGCCGGCCTTCGGTGACTACCTGGCCAGGCAGTGGACTCAGTGGCGCCCGGACGTCGCCCATGCGCACTTCTGGATGTCCGGGCTGGCCACCCTGCGGGCAGCTCGGCGCCACGGTGTTCCTGTGGTGCAGACGTTCCATGCGCTCGGCGTCGTCAAGCGCCGGCACCAGGGCCGTGACGACACCAGCCCCGACGAGCGGATCCGGTTGGAGACCGAACTCGCGCGCAGCGTCGACTGGGTGGCCGCCACGTGCACCGACGAAGTCGCCGAACTGCGCAGGCTGGGGCGCGAGGAGGCCGGGATGTCGGTCGTGCCGTGCGGGGTCAACCCGGCCGAGTTCAGTCACGTCGGGCCCGCCGCGACGCACGGCAAGCCCCAACGCATCGTCTCGGTGGGCCGGCTGGTGCCACGCAAGGGATTCGAGACGGTGATCCGCGCGATGCCGCAGATGCCCACCGCCGAACTCGTGATCGTCGGAGGACCCGACAAGTCGGAACTCGACGCCGACGCCGAGGCGCAACGCCTCAATTCCGTTGCGGCACAGTGCGGTGTCGCCGACCGCGTACATCTGTACGGCGCCATCGCCCGCGACGAGATGCCCATGCTGTTGCGCTCGGCGGACGTCGTCGCCGCCACGCCCTGGTACGAGCCGTTCGGCATCGTCCCGCTCGAGGCGATGGCCTGTGGAGTCCCGGTCGTCGCGTCCGCGGTGGGCGGCATGCTCGACACGGTCGTCGACGAGGTGACAGGGCGTCTCGTGCCGCCCCGCGATCCCCAGCGGTGCGCCGACGCCATCAACCCGATCCTGGCCGACGCCGCGATGCGCGCCGCGCTCGGCCGCGCAGGCCGGGCCCGCATCCAGCAGCGGTACTCGTGGCAGCGCGTCGCCGAGGAGACGGCATCGGTCTACGACCTCATGGCGGGGTCTGTCTCGTGA
- a CDS encoding glycosyltransferase, which produces MPSSQVPRNVLIWHVHGSWTESFVAGRHRYLVPVDAERDADGRGLAGRTWPQATEIPVGELSDTDVDLVVLQRPADIELVTRFCGRTPGIDVAAVFVEHNAPRPYAVDSVHPLADRSDIPLVHVTEFNELMWDNGSAPTRVIGHGVADRGSLYTGEVPAAAAMINEPVRRWRTVGADLLAPLSRHVPIEVWGMGTEGLEHDPRCGGEVRGRGDVSGAAVLDEVARRRVYLHTARWTSLGLSLLEAMCAGMPVVAVAATMAPLAVPPEAGVISADLGVLGEALARFVSDPAAAEVAGKAAREHALAHYGLDRFLAKWDRLIEEVCA; this is translated from the coding sequence ATGCCTTCGTCCCAGGTGCCACGCAACGTGCTGATCTGGCACGTGCACGGCTCGTGGACGGAGTCGTTCGTCGCGGGCCGGCACCGCTATCTCGTGCCGGTCGACGCCGAGCGCGACGCCGACGGTCGCGGGCTGGCGGGCCGAACGTGGCCGCAGGCCACAGAGATCCCCGTCGGGGAGCTGTCCGACACCGACGTCGATCTGGTGGTGCTGCAGCGGCCCGCCGACATCGAACTCGTGACGAGGTTCTGCGGCCGCACGCCGGGGATCGACGTCGCGGCCGTGTTCGTCGAGCACAACGCGCCGCGGCCCTACGCCGTGGACAGTGTGCATCCCCTCGCCGACCGGTCGGACATCCCGCTGGTGCACGTCACCGAATTCAACGAGTTGATGTGGGACAACGGATCGGCGCCGACCCGGGTGATCGGGCACGGCGTCGCCGACCGGGGCAGCCTGTACACCGGGGAGGTCCCCGCTGCCGCGGCGATGATCAACGAACCGGTGCGGCGCTGGCGCACGGTCGGAGCCGATCTGCTGGCCCCGCTGAGCCGTCACGTGCCGATCGAGGTGTGGGGCATGGGTACCGAAGGCCTCGAGCACGATCCTCGCTGCGGGGGCGAGGTGCGCGGCAGGGGCGACGTGTCGGGCGCGGCGGTCCTCGACGAGGTGGCGCGCCGCAGGGTCTACCTGCACACCGCTCGCTGGACGTCGCTCGGGCTGTCGTTGCTGGAGGCGATGTGCGCGGGCATGCCGGTGGTCGCGGTGGCCGCCACGATGGCCCCGCTCGCGGTGCCTCCCGAGGCGGGCGTGATCAGCGCTGATCTCGGGGTGTTGGGGGAGGCGCTCGCACGCTTCGTGAGCGATCCCGCCGCTGCCGAGGTCGCGGGGAAGGCGGCGCGCGAACACGCCCTCGCCCACTACGGCCTCGATCGCTTTCTCGCGAAGTGGGACCGACTGATCGAGGAGGTGTGCGCATGA